One Streptomyces sp. NBC_00554 DNA segment encodes these proteins:
- the sucC gene encoding ADP-forming succinate--CoA ligase subunit beta encodes MDLFEYQARDLFAKHGVPVLAGEVIDTPEAAREATERLGGKSVIKAQVKVGGRGKAGGVKLAATPDEAVARATDILGMDIKGHTVHKVMIAETAPEIVEEYYVSYLLDRTNRTFLAMASVQGGVEIEVVAEENPEALAKVPVDANEGVSIEKAREIVAQAKFPAEVAEQVAEILVTLWDTFIKEDALLVEVNPLAKVASGKVIALDGKVSLDENAEFRQPDHAALEDKDSANPLEAAAKEKNLNYVKLDGEVGIIGNGAGLVMSTLDVVAYAGEAYTSVNGGGVKPANFLDIGGGASAAVMANGLEIILGDPDVKSVFVNVFGGITACDEVANGIVQALQLLKDKGEEVTKPLVVRLDGNNAELGRKILSDANHPLVQRVDTMDGAADKAAELAAAK; translated from the coding sequence GTGGACCTGTTCGAGTACCAGGCGAGGGACCTCTTCGCCAAGCACGGTGTACCGGTGCTGGCCGGTGAAGTCATTGACACGCCTGAGGCAGCCCGCGAGGCGACCGAGCGTCTTGGCGGCAAGTCCGTCATCAAGGCGCAGGTGAAGGTCGGTGGCCGAGGCAAGGCCGGCGGCGTCAAGCTCGCCGCCACCCCGGACGAGGCCGTCGCTCGCGCGACGGACATCCTCGGCATGGACATCAAGGGCCACACGGTCCACAAGGTGATGATCGCCGAGACCGCGCCCGAGATCGTCGAGGAGTACTACGTCTCGTACCTCCTCGACCGCACCAACCGCACCTTCCTCGCCATGGCGTCCGTGCAGGGCGGCGTGGAGATCGAGGTCGTCGCGGAGGAGAACCCGGAGGCCCTCGCGAAGGTCCCGGTCGACGCCAATGAAGGCGTGAGCATCGAGAAGGCCCGCGAGATCGTCGCCCAGGCGAAGTTCCCGGCCGAGGTCGCGGAGCAGGTCGCCGAGATCCTGGTGACCCTGTGGGACACCTTCATCAAGGAGGACGCCCTCCTCGTCGAGGTCAACCCCCTCGCGAAGGTCGCCTCCGGCAAGGTCATCGCCCTCGACGGCAAGGTGTCCCTGGACGAGAACGCGGAGTTCCGCCAGCCGGACCACGCCGCGCTCGAGGACAAGGACTCGGCCAACCCGCTCGAGGCCGCCGCCAAGGAGAAGAACCTCAACTACGTCAAGCTCGACGGTGAGGTCGGCATCATCGGCAACGGCGCGGGTCTCGTCATGAGCACCCTCGACGTCGTCGCGTACGCCGGTGAGGCGTATACATCGGTGAATGGCGGCGGCGTGAAGCCGGCCAACTTCCTCGACATCGGCGGCGGCGCCTCCGCCGCGGTCATGGCGAACGGCCTGGAGATCATCCTCGGCGACCCGGACGTCAAGTCCGTCTTCGTCAACGTCTTCGGTGGCATCACCGCCTGTGACGAGGTCGCCAACGGCATCGTGCAGGCCCTCCAGCTGCTCAAGGACAAGGGCGAGGAAGTCACCAAGCCCCTGGTCGTGCGCCTCGACGGCAACAACGCCGAACTGGGTCGCAAGATCCTGTCGGACGCCAACCACCCGCTCGTGCAGCGCGTGGACACCATGGACGGCGCGGCCGACAAGGCCGCCGAGCTCGCGGCTGCGAAGTAA
- a CDS encoding VWA domain-containing protein, giving the protein MTAPVDATDVVTEAGATGVTAASGVTGATDERLRRWRLVLGGDEADGTGCALSGQDAAMDGALGALYGNGKGGKGQAGRDRSAGLGASAPSVARWLGDIRTYFPSSVVQVMQRDAIDRLGLAALLLEPEMLEAVEADVHLVGTLLSLNKAMPETTKETARAVVRKVVEDLEKRLATRTRATLTGALDRSARISRPRHHDIDWNRTIAANLKHYVPEYRTIVPERLIGYGRASQSVKKEVILCIDQSGSMAASVVYASVFGAVLASMRSIATRLVVFDTAVVDLTDQLDDPVDVLFGTQLGGGTDINRALAYCQSQITRPADTVVVLISDLYEGGIRNEMLKRVAAMKASGVQFVTLLALSDEGAPAYDREHAAALAALDAPAFACTPDLFPEVMAAAIEKRPLPVPDTK; this is encoded by the coding sequence ATGACCGCACCGGTGGACGCGACCGACGTAGTCACCGAAGCCGGCGCGACCGGTGTGACCGCCGCGTCCGGCGTGACCGGCGCTACGGACGAGCGGCTGCGGCGCTGGCGGCTCGTGCTCGGGGGCGACGAGGCGGACGGCACCGGGTGCGCACTCTCCGGGCAGGACGCCGCGATGGACGGTGCGCTCGGTGCGTTGTACGGGAACGGGAAGGGAGGCAAGGGGCAGGCAGGGCGGGACCGTTCAGCCGGGCTCGGGGCGTCCGCGCCGTCCGTCGCGCGCTGGCTCGGGGACATCCGGACGTACTTCCCGTCGTCCGTCGTCCAGGTAATGCAGCGGGACGCCATCGACAGGCTCGGGCTGGCCGCCCTTCTGCTGGAGCCCGAGATGCTGGAGGCGGTGGAGGCCGACGTGCATCTGGTGGGCACCCTCCTCTCCCTCAACAAGGCCATGCCGGAGACGACCAAGGAGACCGCGCGGGCCGTCGTACGCAAGGTCGTCGAGGACCTGGAGAAGCGGCTCGCCACCCGCACCCGGGCCACGCTCACCGGCGCCCTCGACCGGAGCGCCCGGATCAGCAGGCCCCGCCACCACGACATCGACTGGAACCGCACCATCGCGGCGAACCTGAAGCACTACGTGCCCGAATACCGCACGATCGTGCCCGAGCGGTTGATCGGCTACGGGCGGGCGTCGCAGTCCGTGAAGAAGGAGGTCATCCTCTGCATCGACCAGTCGGGATCGATGGCGGCGTCCGTCGTCTACGCCTCCGTGTTCGGCGCGGTCCTCGCGTCCATGCGGTCCATCGCCACCCGGCTCGTCGTCTTCGACACGGCCGTCGTCGACCTCACCGACCAGCTCGACGACCCGGTCGACGTCCTCTTCGGCACCCAGCTCGGCGGCGGTACGGACATCAACAGGGCGCTCGCGTACTGCCAGTCGCAGATCACCCGGCCCGCCGACACGGTCGTCGTGCTCATCAGCGACCTCTACGAAGGGGGGATACGGAACGAGATGCTGAAGCGGGTCGCGGCGATGAAGGCGTCGGGGGTGCAGTTCGTGACACTGCTCGCGCTGTCCGACGAGGGGGCACCGGCGTACGACCGTGAGCACGCGGCGGCTCTCGCGGCGCTGGACGCACCGGCGTTCGCGTGCACGCCCGATCTGTTTCCCGAGGTGATGGCGGCGGCGATCGAGAAGCGGCCGTTGCCGGTGCCGGACACCAAGTGA
- a CDS encoding DUF5682 family protein → MTGLQQEAAEERVSGVREGGPLLLGVRHHGPGSARAVRAALEAAAPRVVLIEGPPEADALIPLAAEEGMRPPVALLAHVVDEPGRSAFWPLAEFSPEWVAIRWALDHGVPARFIDLPATHTLVWGKDESPSEESEESEGEAGSSPDEAVRIDPLAVLAETAGYDDPERWWEDVVEHRGGAAGGDPFAPFAVLGEAMGALREAYGVGGHERDLVREAYMRLQLRSAQREFGDDVAVVCGAWHVPALRQKTTAGADRALLKGLPKAKADMTWVPWTHRRLSRVSGYGAGIDSPGWYGHLFGAPDRPVERWMTKVARLLRDEDRMVSSAHVIEAVRLADTLAAMRGRPLPGLTETTDAVRAVMCEGSDVPLALVRDRLVVGDVMGEVPESAPAVPLQRDLARLQRQLRLKPEALERELELDLRKETDAGRSRLLHRLRLLGIGWGEPVASRGSTGTFRETWRLRWEPELSVRVAEAGVWGTTVLAAATAKADADAIGAGSLADVTALAERCLLAELPDALPVVMRVLADRAALDADVGHLAQALPALVRSLRYGDVRGTDTHALSDVAVGLAERIFVGLPPACAALDTEAAEEMRRHVDAVQGAVGLLGETGGTGSGGGIRGRWHSVLRVLAGRDTVPGVIRGRAVRLLLDEGELAQDEAARLMGLVLSPGTAPGDAAAWIEGFVGGGSGGGMLLMHDERLLGLVDAWLTGVPAEAFTDVLPLLRRTFSAYEAGVRRTLGELIRRGPGARGSATAAASGIPGFAPDLDAERADAVLPVLRLLLGLDEPDGGDGEAGDGEADDRVSDDNDLVEVAR, encoded by the coding sequence ATGACCGGACTCCAGCAGGAGGCGGCGGAGGAGCGTGTCTCCGGCGTACGGGAGGGCGGGCCGCTGCTGCTCGGCGTGCGGCATCACGGGCCGGGGTCGGCACGGGCCGTGCGGGCCGCGCTGGAGGCGGCCGCTCCCCGGGTCGTGCTGATCGAGGGGCCCCCGGAGGCGGACGCGCTCATCCCGCTCGCCGCCGAAGAGGGCATGCGTCCGCCCGTCGCCCTCCTCGCCCACGTCGTGGACGAGCCCGGCCGCTCGGCCTTCTGGCCGCTTGCCGAGTTCTCCCCGGAGTGGGTGGCGATCCGGTGGGCCCTGGACCACGGAGTCCCGGCCCGGTTCATCGACCTTCCGGCGACCCACACGCTGGTCTGGGGGAAGGACGAATCCCCTTCGGAGGAATCGGAGGAGTCGGAGGGCGAGGCGGGTTCGTCTCCTGACGAGGCTGTTCGTATCGACCCCCTTGCCGTGCTGGCCGAGACCGCCGGTTACGACGATCCCGAGCGGTGGTGGGAGGACGTGGTCGAGCACCGGGGCGGGGCGGCGGGAGGCGATCCGTTCGCGCCGTTCGCCGTACTCGGGGAGGCGATGGGGGCGCTGCGGGAGGCGTACGGGGTCGGGGGTCACGAGCGGGATCTCGTGCGCGAGGCGTACATGCGGCTCCAGTTGCGGTCGGCGCAGCGGGAGTTCGGGGACGACGTGGCGGTGGTGTGCGGGGCCTGGCACGTCCCCGCCCTGCGGCAGAAGACCACGGCCGGCGCGGACCGGGCGCTGCTCAAGGGGCTGCCCAAGGCCAAGGCCGACATGACATGGGTGCCGTGGACGCACCGCCGGCTGTCCCGGGTCAGCGGGTACGGGGCGGGCATCGACTCGCCGGGTTGGTACGGGCATCTGTTCGGCGCCCCCGACCGCCCGGTCGAGCGCTGGATGACGAAGGTCGCCCGGCTGCTGCGCGACGAGGACCGGATGGTCTCCTCCGCGCACGTCATCGAGGCGGTGCGGCTCGCCGACACACTCGCCGCGATGCGCGGCCGCCCGCTGCCGGGACTGACCGAGACCACCGATGCCGTACGAGCCGTGATGTGCGAGGGCTCCGACGTGCCGCTCGCGCTCGTGCGGGACCGGCTCGTGGTCGGAGATGTGATGGGGGAGGTGCCGGAGTCCGCACCCGCGGTGCCCCTGCAGCGCGACCTAGCGCGGCTGCAGCGGCAGCTTCGGCTCAAACCGGAGGCGCTGGAGCGGGAGTTGGAGCTCGACCTGCGCAAGGAGACCGACGCCGGGCGCAGCAGACTCCTGCACCGGCTGCGGCTGCTGGGCATCGGCTGGGGCGAGCCTGTCGCGTCGCGCGGCAGCACCGGTACCTTCCGCGAGACCTGGCGGCTGCGCTGGGAGCCGGAGCTGTCTGTGCGGGTCGCCGAGGCTGGTGTGTGGGGCACCACCGTGCTCGCCGCCGCGACCGCCAAGGCCGACGCGGACGCCATCGGCGCGGGCTCACTGGCCGATGTCACGGCACTCGCCGAGCGCTGTCTCCTTGCCGAACTCCCGGACGCGCTGCCCGTGGTCATGCGGGTCCTCGCCGACCGGGCGGCCCTCGACGCCGACGTCGGCCATCTCGCCCAGGCCCTGCCCGCACTGGTCCGCTCCCTGCGGTACGGCGACGTACGCGGCACGGACACACACGCCCTCAGCGATGTCGCGGTGGGCCTCGCCGAGCGGATCTTCGTCGGGCTCCCACCGGCCTGCGCTGCTCTCGACACCGAGGCCGCGGAGGAGATGCGACGTCATGTGGACGCGGTGCAGGGGGCGGTGGGCCTGCTGGGGGAGACGGGCGGCACCGGGTCCGGCGGCGGCATACGCGGCCGCTGGCACTCCGTGCTCCGAGTGCTGGCCGGGCGCGACACCGTGCCGGGGGTGATCCGCGGACGGGCCGTACGACTGCTGCTTGACGAGGGCGAGTTGGCGCAGGACGAGGCCGCCCGGCTCATGGGGCTCGTGCTGTCGCCGGGGACGGCGCCGGGGGACGCCGCCGCGTGGATCGAGGGGTTCGTCGGGGGCGGCTCCGGCGGCGGGATGCTGCTCATGCACGACGAGCGGCTGCTCGGGCTGGTGGACGCGTGGCTGACCGGGGTTCCGGCGGAGGCGTTCACCGATGTACTGCCGCTGCTGCGACGGACGTTCTCGGCTTACGAGGCCGGAGTGCGCCGGACGCTCGGCGAGTTGATCAGGCGCGGGCCGGGGGCGCGGGGGAGTGCCACGGCAGCGGCCTCCGGGATACCCGGGTTCGCCCCCGACCTCGACGCCGAGCGTGCGGACGCCGTACTGCCGGTGCTGCGTCTGCTGCTCGGGCTGGACGAACCCGACGGCGGCGATGGCGAGGCTGGCGATGGCGAAGCCGACGACCGGGTGAGTGACGACAACGACCTTGTGGAGGTGGCCCGATGA
- a CDS encoding AAA family ATPase, whose translation MSVSVEPTGTTSVDPSVSEGAGEVLRPHAEDAFAAELAALAAQDDRPRPARWRLSPWAVAMYLQGGTLPDGTVITPKYVGPRRIVEVAVTTLATDRALLLLGVPGTAKTWVSEHLAAAVSGDSTLLVQGTAGTPEEAIRYGWNYAELLAHGPSRNALVPSPVMRAMAEGMTARVEELTRIPADVQDTLITILSEKTLPIPELGSEVQAVRGFNLIATANDRDRGVNELSSALRRRFNTVVLPLPESADAEVDIVSRRVDQLGRSLDLPAAPDGIDEIRRVVTVFRELRDGVTADGRTKLKSPSGTLSTAEAISVVTNGLALAAHFGDGVLRASDVAAGILGAVVRDPAADRVIWQEYLEAVVRERDGWKDFYRACREVSV comes from the coding sequence ATGTCTGTGTCCGTTGAGCCGACTGGGACCACGTCCGTCGATCCGTCCGTGAGCGAGGGGGCGGGCGAGGTGTTGCGGCCGCACGCCGAGGACGCCTTTGCCGCCGAACTCGCCGCGCTGGCCGCGCAGGACGACCGGCCCCGCCCGGCCCGCTGGCGGCTGTCGCCGTGGGCCGTGGCGATGTATCTGCAGGGCGGCACGCTGCCGGACGGCACGGTGATCACACCCAAGTACGTGGGACCGCGCCGCATCGTCGAGGTCGCCGTCACCACGCTCGCCACCGACCGCGCACTGCTGCTGCTCGGCGTGCCCGGCACCGCGAAGACCTGGGTCTCCGAGCATCTGGCGGCGGCGGTCAGCGGCGACTCCACACTGCTCGTGCAGGGCACCGCCGGCACGCCCGAGGAGGCGATCCGGTACGGCTGGAACTACGCGGAGCTGCTCGCGCACGGACCGAGCCGGAACGCCCTGGTACCGAGCCCCGTCATGCGCGCCATGGCGGAAGGGATGACAGCACGTGTCGAGGAGCTGACCCGCATCCCCGCCGACGTGCAGGACACGCTCATCACCATCCTGTCGGAAAAGACGCTGCCGATACCGGAGTTGGGCTCGGAGGTGCAGGCCGTCCGCGGCTTCAACCTGATCGCCACGGCCAACGACCGCGACCGCGGGGTCAACGAACTGTCGAGCGCGCTGCGCCGACGCTTCAACACGGTGGTGCTGCCGCTGCCGGAGAGCGCCGACGCCGAGGTCGACATCGTCTCCCGCCGCGTCGACCAGCTCGGCCGCTCCCTCGACCTGCCCGCCGCGCCCGACGGCATCGACGAGATCCGCCGCGTCGTCACCGTCTTCCGCGAGCTGCGCGACGGAGTCACCGCCGACGGGCGTACGAAGCTGAAGTCGCCCAGCGGCACGCTGTCCACCGCCGAGGCGATCTCCGTCGTCACCAACGGGCTCGCGCTGGCAGCCCACTTCGGGGACGGCGTCCTGCGGGCCAGTGACGTCGCCGCCGGCATCCTCGGCGCCGTCGTCCGCGACCCGGCCGCCGACCGCGTCATCTGGCAGGAGTACCTGGAGGCGGTCGTCCGCGAGCGCGACGGCTGGAAGGACTTCTACCGGGCCTGCCGGGAGGTGAGCGTATGA
- a CDS encoding SWIM zinc finger family protein: MTQQGVRWTADQVLALAPDAASRKAGSKLGAAGPWSEAGSSDEGTVWGLCAGSGSKPYQTVIDVADSTGPAYKCSCPSRKFPCKHALGLLLLWAGEEGTVPRGQAPDWAEQWTEGRRQRAEEKATTTGGASGTASPGDPEAARRRAERRAERITAGATELEQRLADLLRGGLAGAEQAGYGTWEETAARMVDAQAPGLAARVRELGAIPSSGPGWPVRLLEECALLHLLDQGWLRRERLPDDLATTVRSRIGLHGSADGPQIHDRWLVLAQYDTSDSRLTTRRIWLHGSESGRTALLLSYGAAGRAPDLTLPVGLSFEAELSAHSGGGLRAALGERFTPPTPTATRPPGVTTPQAAAHYGKALRADPWLDSYPVILDRVIPTPDGEATTTPQRWQLADADGDLALPIALAPHSLPGLWRLAALSGGAPVTVFGECGHHGFTPLTAWPEGPGEAVSLCS; the protein is encoded by the coding sequence ATGACTCAGCAGGGGGTGCGCTGGACTGCGGATCAGGTGCTGGCACTGGCGCCTGACGCAGCGTCACGCAAAGCGGGAAGCAAGCTCGGCGCCGCCGGGCCGTGGTCGGAGGCAGGCAGTTCTGACGAGGGGACGGTATGGGGACTGTGCGCGGGAAGTGGCAGCAAGCCGTATCAGACGGTCATCGACGTCGCGGACTCCACCGGGCCCGCGTACAAGTGCAGTTGCCCCAGCCGCAAGTTCCCGTGCAAGCACGCGCTGGGGCTGCTGCTGCTCTGGGCGGGCGAGGAGGGCACTGTGCCGCGGGGGCAGGCGCCGGACTGGGCGGAGCAGTGGACAGAGGGGAGGCGACAGCGCGCGGAGGAGAAGGCGACGACGACGGGCGGGGCATCTGGGACGGCCTCGCCGGGTGATCCGGAGGCGGCCCGGCGCAGGGCGGAGCGGCGGGCCGAGCGGATCACCGCGGGTGCGACGGAGCTGGAGCAGCGGTTGGCGGATCTGCTGCGGGGCGGCCTGGCCGGGGCCGAGCAGGCCGGGTACGGCACGTGGGAGGAGACGGCGGCCCGGATGGTCGACGCGCAGGCACCTGGACTGGCGGCGCGGGTAAGGGAGTTGGGAGCGATCCCGTCATCGGGCCCCGGCTGGCCGGTGCGACTCCTGGAGGAGTGCGCGCTGCTCCATCTCCTCGACCAGGGCTGGCTGCGCCGCGAGCGACTGCCGGACGACCTTGCCACGACGGTACGTTCACGGATCGGCCTGCACGGATCGGCGGACGGCCCACAGATCCACGACCGCTGGCTGGTCCTCGCCCAGTACGACACATCGGACAGCCGTCTCACCACGCGCAGGATCTGGCTGCACGGATCGGAGTCCGGCCGCACGGCTCTGCTCCTCTCCTACGGAGCCGCCGGCCGCGCACCGGATCTGACGCTGCCCGTCGGGCTGTCCTTCGAGGCGGAACTCTCCGCACACTCGGGCGGCGGACTACGAGCGGCACTGGGCGAACGGTTCACACCACCGACCCCCACGGCAACACGACCACCGGGAGTCACGACGCCCCAGGCGGCGGCCCACTACGGCAAGGCACTACGCGCCGACCCCTGGCTCGACTCCTACCCCGTCATCCTCGACCGGGTCATACCGACCCCCGACGGCGAAGCAACCACGACACCACAACGCTGGCAACTGGCAGATGCCGACGGCGACTTGGCCCTCCCCATCGCCCTCGCTCCGCACTCCCTCCCCGGCCTGTGGCGCCTCGCCGCCCTCTCTGGCGGCGCCCCCGTAACCGTCTTCGGCGAGTGCGGCCACCACGGCTTCACTCCGCTGACGGCCTGGCCGGAGGGCCCAGGAGAAGCGGTGTCGCTGTGCTCCTGA
- a CDS encoding DUF5691 domain-containing protein: protein MNTTSAPEGSWEELVTVALLGTDRRTPPGCGPGQEAPMALLDAAAVETLRRRAGMRPAPAAARPEPSAPDPRPALPPAAAQRLTQLLTDRPGTGGGGRRGTAPDLMELLPQWLTLANAHGFAPPPQALPALLDAARGRTDLRPAALTFAGPRALWLARLNPDWRFALRSTPGGGTALPDPAEPERVQQLWQEGLFAERVALLTAIRTRQPAAARELLATTWTTERAEDRLMFLDSLRSGLCAADEPFLERALADRSRNVRATAAELLSALPESALAGRMAARAGSCVAVDRTRGTPTIVVEAPHECDAGMERDGVVPKPPAGRGERSWWLGQLVDATPLATWPRRLGGRTPEDIVALPVADDWQSELHAAWCRAAVRQRDPGWSRALLGAPSAPEAGGPGAVSLSERSKLLATLGSAERAEWVAGFIGTHGLSEAFQLLGVCAVPWAGPLGRAVVDALNIARDAGSYPWSFSGVMGLAERCLDPAEAVRLEGLTGIPEEPENAAPGAGSYWAEAFQRLVTTLRLRATMTKELTPPQPT from the coding sequence ATGAACACGACCTCTGCTCCTGAAGGCTCCTGGGAGGAGCTCGTCACCGTGGCACTGCTCGGGACGGATCGGCGTACACCTCCGGGGTGCGGCCCGGGACAGGAAGCACCCATGGCATTGCTGGACGCCGCCGCGGTGGAAACACTGCGGCGGCGGGCCGGGATGCGCCCGGCTCCAGCGGCGGCCCGCCCCGAGCCGTCGGCCCCGGATCCGCGCCCGGCCCTGCCGCCCGCCGCGGCCCAAAGACTCACACAGCTGCTGACGGACCGCCCCGGCACCGGTGGCGGCGGCCGCAGAGGAACGGCGCCCGACCTCATGGAACTGCTGCCGCAGTGGCTCACCCTGGCCAACGCGCACGGTTTCGCGCCACCCCCGCAAGCACTCCCAGCGCTCCTCGACGCGGCCCGGGGCCGCACCGATCTCCGACCCGCCGCACTGACCTTCGCGGGGCCGCGCGCCCTGTGGCTTGCACGGCTGAACCCGGACTGGCGCTTCGCACTGCGCTCCACTCCAGGAGGCGGTACGGCGCTCCCGGACCCCGCAGAGCCGGAGCGCGTACAACAGCTCTGGCAGGAAGGCCTGTTCGCCGAACGGGTAGCACTGCTCACCGCAATACGGACCCGCCAACCCGCAGCCGCCCGCGAGCTGCTCGCCACCACATGGACCACCGAACGGGCCGAGGACCGGCTGATGTTCCTCGACTCGCTGCGGTCGGGGCTGTGCGCGGCGGACGAACCGTTCCTGGAGCGGGCGCTCGCCGACCGGAGCCGCAACGTACGGGCGACGGCGGCGGAGTTGCTGTCCGCGCTGCCGGAGTCGGCGCTCGCCGGGCGGATGGCGGCCAGGGCGGGTTCCTGCGTGGCCGTCGACCGTACGCGGGGCACGCCCACGATCGTGGTCGAGGCGCCGCACGAGTGCGACGCGGGCATGGAGCGGGACGGCGTGGTGCCGAAGCCTCCCGCCGGGCGCGGCGAACGGTCGTGGTGGCTGGGCCAGTTGGTCGACGCGACACCGCTCGCGACCTGGCCGCGACGGCTCGGCGGACGTACGCCGGAGGACATCGTCGCCCTGCCCGTGGCGGACGACTGGCAGAGCGAGCTGCATGCCGCGTGGTGCCGGGCCGCGGTACGGCAGCGGGATCCGGGCTGGTCCAGGGCGCTCCTCGGGGCGCCCTCCGCCCCGGAGGCCGGGGGACCGGGGGCGGTGTCCCTGTCGGAGCGGTCGAAACTGCTCGCCACGCTGGGTTCGGCCGAGCGGGCCGAGTGGGTGGCGGGGTTCATCGGCACGCACGGGTTGTCCGAGGCGTTTCAGTTGCTCGGGGTGTGTGCGGTGCCCTGGGCGGGGCCGTTGGGGCGGGCGGTGGTCGACGCGCTCAATATCGCGCGGGACGCGGGGAGTTACCCGTGGAGCTTCAGCGGGGTCATGGGGCTGGCCGAGCGCTGCCTCGACCCCGCGGAGGCGGTCCGACTCGAAGGGCTCACGGGCATTCCCGAAGAGCCGGAGAACGCCGCGCCAGGCGCCGGCAGCTACTGGGCCGAAGCGTTCCAGCGCCTGGTCACGACCCTGCGCCTACGCGCAACCATGACCAAAGAACTCACGCCTCCCCAACCAACGTAA
- a CDS encoding cobalamin B12-binding domain-containing protein, giving the protein MGVAAGPIRVVVAKPGLDGHDRGAKVIARALRDAGMEVIYTGLHQTPEQIVDTAIQEDADAIGLSILSGAHNTLFAAVIELLKERDAEDIKVFGGGIIPEADIAPLKEKGVAEIFTPGATTASIVEWVRANVRQPAGA; this is encoded by the coding sequence ATGGGTGTGGCAGCCGGTCCGATCCGCGTGGTGGTGGCCAAGCCGGGGCTCGACGGCCACGATCGCGGGGCCAAGGTGATCGCGCGGGCGCTGCGCGATGCCGGTATGGAGGTCATCTACACCGGGCTCCATCAGACTCCCGAGCAGATCGTCGACACCGCGATCCAGGAGGACGCCGACGCGATCGGCCTCTCGATCCTGTCCGGCGCCCACAACACGCTCTTCGCGGCCGTCATCGAGCTCCTCAAGGAGCGCGACGCGGAGGACATCAAGGTCTTCGGCGGCGGCATCATTCCCGAGGCGGACATCGCTCCGCTCAAGGAGAAGGGGGTCGCGGAGATCTTTACGCCGGGGGCGACCACCGCGTCGATCGTGGAGTGGGTGCGGGCGAATGTTCGGCAGCCCGCCGGGGCGTAG
- a CDS encoding lipase family alpha/beta hydrolase: MKVTRVASPFLPLLPLCQRLLPSRLAGLSMVLLKATALEIAILAGHLLLYPSGMAQERRATPTLPSPDAARLPTEAKPPVVLLHGFIDNRSVFVLLRRNLAQHGRQHIESLNYSPLTCDIRTAAELLGRHIEEICERTGQDRVDIVGHSLGGLIARYYVQRLGGDIHVRTLVTLGTPHSGTRVAPLMNAHPIVRQMRPDSDVIEELRKPAPDCRTRFVSFWSDLDQLMDPLETACVDHPDLLAQNVRVSGVGHLALPVHPAVATGIRQALDTEEAGTHAATHTGGGLTVA; encoded by the coding sequence ATGAAGGTCACCAGGGTGGCGTCGCCCTTTCTTCCCCTTCTCCCCCTCTGCCAGCGCCTGCTCCCGAGCAGACTGGCGGGACTCTCGATGGTCCTCCTGAAGGCGACAGCCCTGGAGATCGCGATCCTCGCCGGGCACCTCCTCCTCTATCCGTCGGGCATGGCCCAGGAACGCCGGGCCACCCCCACGCTCCCCTCACCGGACGCCGCCCGGCTGCCCACGGAGGCCAAGCCCCCGGTCGTCCTGCTGCACGGTTTCATAGACAACCGCTCGGTCTTCGTCCTGCTGCGCCGCAACCTCGCCCAGCACGGCAGGCAGCACATCGAGTCGCTCAACTACTCGCCGCTGACGTGCGACATCCGTACCGCCGCGGAGCTGCTCGGCCGGCACATAGAGGAGATCTGCGAGCGCACGGGCCAGGACCGCGTGGACATCGTCGGGCACAGCCTCGGCGGACTGATCGCTCGCTACTACGTGCAGCGCCTCGGCGGTGACATACACGTGCGCACCCTGGTCACGCTGGGCACACCGCACTCGGGCACCCGCGTGGCCCCGTTGATGAACGCGCACCCGATCGTCCGTCAGATGCGCCCGGACTCCGACGTGATCGAGGAACTGCGCAAGCCCGCGCCGGACTGCCGTACGCGCTTCGTGAGCTTCTGGAGCGACCTCGACCAGTTGATGGACCCGCTGGAGACGGCCTGCGTCGACCACCCGGACCTGCTCGCGCAGAACGTGCGGGTGAGCGGCGTCGGGCACCTCGCCCTGCCCGTGCATCCCGCCGTCGCCACCGGCATACGGCAGGCGCTCGACACCGAGGAAGCGGGAACGCACGCCGCCACCCACACCGGAGGCGGCCTGACAGTGGCGTGA